Genomic segment of Sodaliphilus pleomorphus:
CCGGGAAGCTGCTGAAATAATCAACTGACAATTAAAAATGAATAAACAACAATGGAATTTAAGTCACTCAAAAACATCGAATCATCGTTCAGGCAGATACGCCTGTTCGGTATCGTCTTCCTCTCGTTGTGCGCCGTGATAACGGTATGGAGCGTGTGGAGTTCCTACCGCTTCGCGGAGCGGCAACGGGAAAAGATTTACGTGCTGGACAACGGCAAGTCGTTGATGCTGGCTCTCTCGCAGGACTTGTCGCAGAACCGTCCGGCGGAGGCAAGGGAACACGTGCGTCGCTTCCACGAGCTGTTCTTCACGCTCTCGCCCGAAAAGAGCGCGATAGAGCATAATGTGAAACGCGCCCTGCTGTTGGCGGACAAAAGCGTGTACAACTACTATTCGGACTTTGCCGAGAAAGGGTACTACAACCGCATCATCGCCGGGAACATCAACCAAGTGCTGAAGGTGGACAGCGTGGTATGCGACTTCAACGGTTATCCCTACCGTGCCGTGACCTACGCCACACAGAAGATCATCCGGCAAAGCAACGTCACCGAGCGCAGCCTCGTGACCACGTGCCGCCTCTTGAACTCGTCCCGTTCGGACGACAATCCCAACGGTTTTACCATCGAGCGATTCACCATCATCGAGAACAAGGATTTACAAACCATCAAAAGGTAACGGACATGAAGAAAATCAGGAAATCATTTTGGCGTGCGTACTGGAAGCTCCACGACAAAAAGAAAATGCTGGTGGCAAGGCTCAAAGGCTATCTGGACGGTTTGCCCCCGAAGACACGCAAACGCATCGTGCTGGCGATGCTCGCCGCCTTCGCGGTGCTTGCCCTCTACACCTTCGGCAAAGCCGTCTATGACATCGGCAGGAATGACGGCAGCCGGATAGTAACAGACCATGCCGGACAGGTGGAACTGTCCGTAAAGCCGGAAAACAATCATAATGTAATACCTTATTTATATGGAGCAGACGAAGAATGAACCTAAAAACGAGAACACGGCGGCTCCCGACAACGGGAAACCGAAGAAGGAGCGCAAGCCGCTGACCGAAGCCCAAAGGCTGAAACGTCAGAAAATGATAGTACTGCCCGCTATGGTGCTGGTATTCATCGGGGCGATGTGGCTGATATTCGCCCCGTCTTCCGACAAGGAGCAGAAACCGGGAACGGGTGGTTACAACATCGAAATGCCCGATGCCGACAAGGCGAACCGCCAGATCATCGGCGACAAGGCGAAAGCCTACGAACAGGGGGCGATGGAGGAACGGCAGGAAAACCGCAGCCGCGCCATGCAGGAGCTGGGCGATATGTTCGACCGCGAGGTGGCGGAAGCGGACGGCGGCATGGACTTCGACCTTGCCAATCCCGGAAATGCGGAAGATGCAACAGCAACATCATCCGCTCCGAAAACCATCCAATCCTCCGCAGCCGCCTACCGCGACCTCAATGCCACGCTCGGCAATTTCTACGAGCAGCCGAAGAACGACAACGCGGAAATGGACGAACTGTTGGAGCGCATCGCCTCGCTGGAATCGGAATTGGAAAGCGAGAAGGGCAAGGCGTCCGCTATGGATGACCAAGTGGCACTCATGGAGAAGTCCTACGAGCTGGCGGCGAAGTACATGGGCGGGCAGAACGGCACACAGCCACCTGTTGGACAGGCGGCAGAGCCTTACCCCGTGCAGAAAGCCGGAAAGAACACGGCTGCACCTGTCAGGCAGGTAACGCATCAGGTGGTGTCCTCGCTCTCACAGCCGATGAGCAACGCTGAGTTTGTCGCCTCCTTCTCGCAGGAGCGTAACCGCAGTTTCAATACGGTGGTGGGGGTCACGACCGTATCGGACAAAAACACCATTTCGGCGTGCATCTATAGGGCGCAGAGTGTGACGGACGGGCAAGCTGTCAAACTCCGGCTGCTGGAGCCAATGGCAGTGGCGGACAAAATTATCCCCCGTAATGCGGTGGTGGTAGGTACGGCAAAGATTCAGGGCGAACGGCTCGATATTGAAATTACTTCGCTGGAGTACGCAGGTACGATTATCCCGGTGGAACTGGCAGTGTATGACACGGACGGGCAGCCCGGCATCTTCATCCCCAACTCGATGGAAATGAACGCCGTCCGTGAGGTTGCTGCCAACATGGGCGGCTCGCTGGGCAGCAGCATCAATATCTCCACCAATGCAGGGGCGCAGCTCGCCTCCGACTTGGGCAAGGGGCTGATACAAGGCACGAGCCAGTATATCGCCAAGAAGATGCGCACGGTGAAAGTGCATCTGAAAGCCGGGTACAGGGTCATGCTCTACCAAGAAACGAATTAAGGAAACAATCAAATTTTTATTTACCACTAAAATCCAAAGTAAAATGAGAAAAGTAATCATCATGTTTGCCCTCGCTATGGGCATCGTAACTGCCAACGCGCAGGAGAACGTAACCGTTGGAACGGACAACGGAAGTGTAGAACAGCCGACGACAGAGCAACCGAACTTGACAAAGGAGGTCTATCCGCAGAAGGAGGCGGACGGCGACCTGTACCACGGTCTGACAAGAAAGCTGGGATTTGACCGCATGGTTCCTCCGCACGGCTTGGAAGTGACCTACGACAAGACCGTCCACGTCATTTTCCCCTCGGAAGTGCGCTATGTCGATTTAGGCTCGCCCGACCTGATTGCGGGCAAAGCCGACGGTGCGGAGAACGTCATCCGTGTGAAAGCTACCGTGAGGAATTTCCCGAACGAAACCAACATGTCCGTAATCACGGAGGATGGGAATTTTTACACCTTCAACGTGAAGTACGCCGCCGAACCGCTGCTGCTCAACGTGGAGATGTGCGACTTCATCCATGACGGTGAAGCGGTGAACCGTCCGAACAACGCGCAGGAAATCTACCTGAAAGAGCTGGGCAGTGAAAGTCCCATGCTGGTGCGCCTTATCATGAAGTCCATCCACAAGCAGGACAAGCGTGAGGTGAAGCATATCGGCTGCAAGCGTTTCGGCATCCAGTACCTTCTGAAAGGCATCTACACACACAATGGGCTTCTGTATTTCCACACGGAAATCAGGAACCAGAGCAACGTGCCTTTCGATGTGGACTACGTCACATGGAAAATCGTGGACAAGAAGGTGGCGAAGCGTACCGCCGTACAGGAGCAGATTATCCTGCCGCTTCGCGCGCAGAACTACGCCACCTGCGTGCCGGGCAGGAAGAGCGAGCGCACGGTCTTCACGATGGCGAAGTTCACCATACCCGACGGCAAGTGCCTCATGGTGGAGCTGAACGAGAAGAACGGCGGCCGTCACCAGTCCTTCGTGATCGAGAACGAGGACTTGGTACGCGCCAATACCATCAACGAACTTCAAGTGCGCTGACCATGAGAAAGTACATCGCAATAATCATAGCGTCGCTTGCCCTGTTCGCAGGGCAGGCGCACGCCCAGCGGTGCCTGCCGAAGATGCAGGGCATAGAGGTGAGGGCGAACATGGCGGACGGCTTCAGTCCCGGCGGCAATGACGGCGGGTACAGCTTCGGGGCGGCTCTTTCCACCTACACGAAGAAAGGTAACAAATGGGTGTTCGGCGGCGAGTACCTGCTGAAGAACAATCCATACAAGGACGCAAAGATACCCGTGGCACAGTTCACGGCAGAGGGCGGCTACTACTTCAAGATACTGTCCGACGCGCGTAAAATCGTGTTCGTCTATGCGGGAGCTTCGGCTCTTGCCGGTTATGAATCGGTGAATTGGGGCGAAAAGGTGCTGCATGACGGCTCCACGCTCCATGACCGGGACGCCTTCATCTACGGCGGTGCGGTGACGCTGGATGTGGAGTTTTACGTGGCTGACCGTATCGCCCTGCTCGCAAACCTCCGGGAGCGTTGTCTGTGGGGTGGCGACACGAGAAAGTTCCATTGCCAATTCGGGGCGGGCATCAAGATAATCATTAACTGACGCACCGCATGGAGCATACGGACATCGACATGATAAGGCGGATTCCGTTGGCGGACTTCCTCGCACGGCTGGGAAATGAGCCTGTCAGAAGGAGCGGAAACGAGCTGTGGTATCGTGCGCCGTACCGCAGTGAGCGCACGCCCTCTTTCCGCGTGAACGTGGCGAAACAGCTCTGGTACGACTTCGGCTTGGGCAAGGGCGGCGACATCTTCACGCTTGCCGGGGAGTTTATCGGAAGCGGCGACTTCATGGAACAAGTGAAATTCATAGCGGAAACCGCCCGCGTGCCCTTTGCCGCTATGGAAAAGCCGCAGTTCCTGCCGAAGCCGTCCGAACCGGTCTTCGAGGGAGTGGAAGCCGTCCCGCTGCTCCGCTCCCCGCTGACGGACTATCTGGCAGAACGGGGCATCCCTTACGCTGTCGCATCACGTTACTGCTGCCGACTGAATTACGGAGTGCGTGGCAAGCAGTATTTCGCTGTAGGCTTCCCGAACGTGGCGGGCGGCTTTGAAATCCGCAGCCGTTTCTTCAAAGGGTGCGTGCCGCCCAAAGACGTGTCTTCGGTAAAGACGGAGAATACCACCGCTGACGTGTGCAGTGTGTTTGAGGGATTCATGGACTTTCTTTCCGCTGCCACGCTCGGATTGGAAACGGGCGACTGCCTTGTGCTGAACTCCGTTTCCAACGTGGAAAAGGCGATGAAGCATCTGGACGCACGGACGCATCAACTGTTTCCTTGACCGTGACGAAGCCGGACGGAGGACGCTTGACGTTCTTGCCAGACGGTATGAGGCGCGTGTCACCGACCGTTCCTCACTCTATGACGGTTGCAAGGACTTGAACGAGTACCTGCAACAGACAACGAAAAACAAAAAAGCAACCATCTAAAAATCGAAGAACAATGAACATACTGAACAACAGAAACAAGAGAACAAACATCTTCAAGGCGGTGGCGTTATGCCTGATTGCCGCCGTGTCATCCACCCTCGTGTCGTGCGATGACGACATGGACATCCAACAATCCTATCCCTTCACGGTGGAAGTCATGCCCGTGCCAAACAAGGTGACGAAGGGGCAGACGGTGGAAATCCGCTGTGAACTGAAAAAGGAGGGCGACTTCGCTAACACGCTTTACACTATCCGCTATTTTCAGTTTGAGGGGGAAGGCACGCTTAAAATGGACAATGGTATCACCTTCCTGCCCAACGACCGCTACCTGCTGGAGAACGGGAAGTTCCGCCTGTACTACACGGCAGAGGGCGAAGAAGCGCACAACTTCATCGTGGTGGTGGAGGACAACTTCGGCAACTCCTTCGAGCTGGAATTTGACTTCAACAACCGGAATGTAAAGGATGATGGTTTGACCATCGTTCCCATCGGCAACTTCAGACCCTTGCTGAAATGATGCGTGTATTCATGACAATGCTCTGTTCGCTTCTGGCGGTCTGTTCCGTGTCTGCACGGATCAGCCGCCAAGAGGGGACGGACGGGCAGGCGGCAATCTACCGTCTGCCACTTTTCGAGAGGGCTGTGCGCTGCACGAAGTATTTTGAGGGCTGGCACTCGGAAAAGCACCACCCATACGTGGGGTGGGGGCATAAAATTTTGCCGGGCGAAAGGTATTCTGCACGCACCATGACGAAGCGGCAGGCGGACGCGCTCCTGCGCAAAGACCTGCGGAAGTTTATCGCCATGTTCCGCAGGTTCGGGGCAGATTCGATTTTGCTTGGCACGCTGGCTTTCAATGTCGGTCCGGCGAAACTTTTGGGCGGCAACGGATACCCCAAAAGCACGCTGATCCGAAAATTGGAAGCGGGCGACAGGAACATTTACCGCGAGTATGTCGCTTTCTGCAACTACAAGGGGAAACGGCACGCCATGCTGCTCAAACGGAGAAAGGCGGAGTTTGCACTGCTGTATGTACCATAAAGGAATTTCGTTCTAACAAAATCATCCCTGCTACAGAAATGTGCGGCAGGGATGATTCTTTCATTTTAGGTGTTTAGCATACTTAGTGTATGATATAGAATAAATTAAATTTCTTATTCTGCTTCTTATTCGTTAATTTTGCGGTACATTAAAAATTAGGATGTTTATACTTATATGGCGATATTTAATGATAAATTTAAACGCGCAAGATTGGACCAAAGTCCATATCTGTTTCATTTTATAAATGGACGTGACCATTCTCCCTGTACCACGTTGCAAAAGATTTTAGATGAAAAACAATTGATTAGTAATAAGGGATATATTTGTTTTTCTGCATCTCCTATTACAGCTATTAAGCGTTTTTTTGAAACAAAAACAAAGAGTACGGGACAACCTATGTATTTACCATGGGGATTAGGTTTTTCAAGAGATATATTAGTTCGAGATTTTGGAGCAAGAAATGTTATATATACGGATGGTAATGAAGATATACCCGAACATTTAAAGTGGAGAACTGATATTTTGAATGTGGATTCTTATGATTTTGAATATTTGAGAGAATGGAGAATTAAAGGGGAAACATTTGATTTTTCTAAATTTCCTCAAGGTGATATTATTGTTGTTGCTCCTGATACAAACTCTTTGAATCATTTGGTCGTAAAGTTTGATATGAAGTTTACACCGTATGTAAATTACTATACTGGTGATATTGAAGAAGATTGGAGCGAAGAATTTATAAGAGAATGGAAAGGTATTTCTGTAGATAAATTAGGCGTTGATAATTTATTAGATGATTTCGCTGTATCGGGTGCTACTATTTCACAAGAAATAGGTGAAGATATGGTGAAAAAATTAATTTCAGAAACTCCTTGGAATTTACTAACAAAAAAATAAAATTATCGCAGATTTTTACAAAGGTTTCTTTGCCTACTTTCTTTTCCGCCATCATGCTCACTGAAAGAAAGTAGGCGGCTTTCGCCGCCCACCTCTCAAAAACGGGTGTAAAGCCCCGTCACCATCGTGAACATTTCCTCCAGCATATCGCAATATATCCCCTCGTGCGTTTCGATGTCCTTCGTCTTGCACTCGAATGTCTTTTTGCTGAACGTCCTGCGGTAGAAACGCATATTGTAGAGGTCTGCTCCTCCGTCATAGATGATGTCAAGTCGGTTGGCACTCGTCTTGTTCCTCGCAAGGCTCATGCGTAAACCGTTACCCATGTCTATGAAGTCTTTGCTTCCCGTCATGGCGGCAAAGCGTCTGCCACCTATCTGCTCCATAATTGTCTTTGCTATCATATTCGTTGTTTTTAAGTGTTATGGTGTGGCGGTGCGGACACCGCCACACCGTTCAAAATTCTGTTTTCTCAGCTATGGGTGTGCATCTTTCCAGCCACTTTCTCAGACACTCCATGTTGTACTCGCTCGTTATGACTGCCGTATGGCTGTCAATGGCGGTGAAACGGCTGCTTTCATAGCTGTCTATCCACCCCTTCAGGGTATCAACTCCCCACGCTTCCGCATCGTCAAAGATGCCGTCCAATGCCTTGATAGGCTCGCTGAATCTGACGATCAGTGTTTGGTAGCCTGCCACGTTCATCGCTTGCCCTCCTTTCCTTCCTTTGCCGTCAGCCACTTGTCCCGTGCGGTTCGGCACTCGTCCAACGTGGGTTTGACACAAGAGAACAACTCTCCGTCCGTGTGGCGGTAATCGTATTGCACAAGTGTTCGCCTGCGTCTGCCAATACCCATTTGAAATTTCTCGTATTTCTCCGTACCTGCTTCCGTGCAGGTACTTACTCCGTTGATTGTCATTCGTGTACTCATAATCGTTGTTTTTTAGATGGTTAGAAATGTACTGACAACACTCTGTTCTGCATCACCATATCGGGATTGCTTGTGTAGCGTTGGTGCAGGTAGAAATGGTGTGAGCCGAAGCCGTAAAGAAAGAACTTGTCAAGTTCGTGCTTCTCGGAAAAGTCTTTTACGCTTGCTCTTAACTGCTCCTCACTCTGACAAAGAGTGAGGAGGTTTATAAATTCAAGGAACATCGAGGGGATTTTATCGTCCCACAAACAAATCATACTTTCAATTCTTACTTCCATGCTGTTATGTATTATAAGTTGATATTATGCTGCGTTCATACGCTGACGGATAAGTCCGGCATTGTCCTCCACAAGTCGGATGATGCGGTCGTGGTACTCGGTATTGGAATTGCATACCCCTCTGCTCTGTACCACTTTCAGCGTTTTCAAACTGACTTCTATCGTTTCAATCCGTTTGCCTTCAATGGTGGCGGATAGGATGAGAGAGTTTGCCTTGTTGTGATAACCGCCCACGCAATGGTGCATCAGCCGTCCTTCCTCAATCATTTCCTCCACGCTTTCAATGACTTTGACAAGAATAAGGTTGTCGGAAAATACAAGCCCGAAGAACATTCCTTTGTCTTTCAGATAGTTCTTCTCGTCCTCAATCGCCTTTTGCCGTTGCTGTTCCGTCCGCTCACGCTCCCTTTGCAGGTTGCGCTTTGCCACCAACTTGTCGTGTTCCGCTTTGAGGTCGGCAGGGCAGACGTATTTCGGGCTGTTCGTGTCCTTGCCAAAATGACGCAGGAGGTCTATGGTGTCGCACCATACGGAGCCGTCTGAAATGGTGTAACCATTGCGGATGCAAATCTTGACGGATGCCCAATATTGCTCCATGTCAAAGGAACTGCGAATATAGTGGCTCAACATGGCGTATTGCCCTGCCTTCAAGAGTGTTTCGGCTTGGCTGTCGGAAAGGATAGCCGTGAAAAGGTCATACGGCAGTGTGTTGTGATAGTCCCCGTTGAAACCGTTGCGTTTCAGTTCGGGGATGAAACGCTGTCGGGGATAGGTACACACAGGTGCTATATCGTATGCGTGAAGTCCGTTGTTCTTGCGCACCTCCATGTCGCTGTATTCCGCCCATTGGTCGTAATACAACATTGACATACCACGAAGTCGGGCAACGGTGGTGGTTGTGCCTTTGGGCGAAATCCACCTCTGCACCACTTCATAAATGGAATACTCGGCTGCTTGCCCTGCCTTGTATCGGGACTTGACGAAGAAGAAGCGTATCACTTGATACTGCTTGCTGGTGGTGACAATGGAGAAGTATTCATTCTCGCTGAAAACGCTCTTTCGGGTGCGCAACGCTTCCAACTGCATACCGCAATGGGGGCAGATACATCCGCAAAGGGTGTCTGCAAGGTCGTGGTCGCTCTTCCACGAATGTCCGCACTCGGTACAGATGTTCGTGCCGTCCGCTCTCTTGATTGCGTAGTGCTTGAAGCAATGACGGAAAGCGTATGCCTTTTGCGTGGCGGTCAATCTCGGTAGTCGCTTGCTCAGATGTGCGACTTCCTGCTGTATGTGTGTTCTCGGTTTCATAAGCCTAAATCAAATAATGAGGGTTGTTGTATTTCTTGGATGGTCGCTTTGGTGGCGGTTCTCGGCTTGTTGCGGTTCTGCAACTTGCGGAGTTCCTCGTCTTGGTATTGTCGGATAGCGTTCTGACGTGCTTCCGCCTTTTCCTCTGCGGTGAGTTCCACCACATGGTTCACGGCTACTTGGCATTGGATAGGCTTGCCCACCTCTATCTCGTTCTCGTCATAGTAATGTACGGCTTGTCCGTATATCTCCCCGTCCGTGAAGCCGTTGCAACCGCTTTTCTGCACATAGTTCAGAATGTAGGTCACGCAATCGTCTATGTTCTTGGCAGGGTTACGGTATTTCTTGGCAAAGAGCGCATCTTCCGCTGCACGTTGCTCCAAATACATCTGTATCGTTCTCTTGAAATGGTCTGTCGTTTTCATATCGTTATCGGTAAGATTAAAGGGTGAATAACCAAAGGATGAAGCCGAAGAAGGCGATTGCGGAAAGGATAGCCACGATTATGCCTATCGCCACTCGGAACACTCCGTTTACTATCTCTCTGACGATGCCCCAAAGGATGCCGAACACCCAAAGGGCGGTGCGCATGATTAGGGCGCATATCGCAAGCCCTATGTATTGCGCCACTTGTCTGAAGTCTGCCGTTGCTGTCATATCCTCGCTATTTTTCAAGTTCTACAATGTTGTCTATCCTGCCGTATAGGTATCTGCGAAGTCCGGTCTTGTCCGTTGCCTTGTATTCCGTCCAACGTCCGTATTGGCACACGAGAAACGTGCGGAGTACATCGGAGAAGTCAAACCTCCAGCCTTGCAGGGGGACTGCGCTCTTGAAATAGGTGTTGCTATTCACCTTTTCGGTGAGCCAATCTTTTTCCTCTCGGTTCATCTGTCCTCCGTTGTTCAGTTTTTCACGAAGGATGTAAACCTTACTGCCTTTCAGTGCTTCCAATGTCGGCACTTCCCAAGCCACGAATTTTGTTGCCATTGTTGTTCCCATATCTGTTCTGTTTTTGATTTTTATTTTTTATGCGGATTCAAGAGCTGAGGGAGTTGAGTTTCAAACTATCTTATCTGCCTCTCGTTTATCCGACATTTTTTTTAATGCGTCTTTCTGTCGCATCGGTCGTTTTCGTTTCGGGTGCTTAAAAAGGTAGGGATTAGGGAATGCAAGGTTTTTCGGGAAAAATACTACCCGCAGGGCTGGAGATTTTTCCCGAAAACAGGAGGCTTGACCTTGCTTTCCCGTCAAATCCCGGAGTTACCTTTGCGCCCAGAACGGAAATGACTGCCTGATGCGGCTTACTGAAAGGCGCGAAAATGGAGGTAAACGGAAGTAGAGACAGATTATACAGGAAACTTCAAAAGAGAAATCCGTGAAAAAAGGAAGTCCCCAACAAAAAAAAGACATAGCCGGTAGCGTGAAACCGGGCAAACCACCTGC
This window contains:
- the traK gene encoding conjugative transposon protein TraK; protein product: MEFKSLKNIESSFRQIRLFGIVFLSLCAVITVWSVWSSYRFAERQREKIYVLDNGKSLMLALSQDLSQNRPAEAREHVRRFHELFFTLSPEKSAIEHNVKRALLLADKSVYNYYSDFAEKGYYNRIIAGNINQVLKVDSVVCDFNGYPYRAVTYATQKIIRQSNVTERSLVTTCRLLNSSRSDDNPNGFTIERFTIIENKDLQTIKR
- a CDS encoding TraL conjugative transposon family protein; protein product: MKKIRKSFWRAYWKLHDKKKMLVARLKGYLDGLPPKTRKRIVLAMLAAFAVLALYTFGKAVYDIGRNDGSRIVTDHAGQVELSVKPENNHNVIPYLYGADEE
- the traM gene encoding conjugative transposon protein TraM; the protein is MEQTKNEPKNENTAAPDNGKPKKERKPLTEAQRLKRQKMIVLPAMVLVFIGAMWLIFAPSSDKEQKPGTGGYNIEMPDADKANRQIIGDKAKAYEQGAMEERQENRSRAMQELGDMFDREVAEADGGMDFDLANPGNAEDATATSSAPKTIQSSAAAYRDLNATLGNFYEQPKNDNAEMDELLERIASLESELESEKGKASAMDDQVALMEKSYELAAKYMGGQNGTQPPVGQAAEPYPVQKAGKNTAAPVRQVTHQVVSSLSQPMSNAEFVASFSQERNRSFNTVVGVTTVSDKNTISACIYRAQSVTDGQAVKLRLLEPMAVADKIIPRNAVVVGTAKIQGERLDIEITSLEYAGTIIPVELAVYDTDGQPGIFIPNSMEMNAVREVAANMGGSLGSSINISTNAGAQLASDLGKGLIQGTSQYIAKKMRTVKVHLKAGYRVMLYQETN
- the traN gene encoding conjugative transposon protein TraN → MRKVIIMFALAMGIVTANAQENVTVGTDNGSVEQPTTEQPNLTKEVYPQKEADGDLYHGLTRKLGFDRMVPPHGLEVTYDKTVHVIFPSEVRYVDLGSPDLIAGKADGAENVIRVKATVRNFPNETNMSVITEDGNFYTFNVKYAAEPLLLNVEMCDFIHDGEAVNRPNNAQEIYLKELGSESPMLVRLIMKSIHKQDKREVKHIGCKRFGIQYLLKGIYTHNGLLYFHTEIRNQSNVPFDVDYVTWKIVDKKVAKRTAVQEQIILPLRAQNYATCVPGRKSERTVFTMAKFTIPDGKCLMVELNEKNGGRHQSFVIENEDLVRANTINELQVR
- a CDS encoding conjugal transfer protein TraO produces the protein MRKYIAIIIASLALFAGQAHAQRCLPKMQGIEVRANMADGFSPGGNDGGYSFGAALSTYTKKGNKWVFGGEYLLKNNPYKDAKIPVAQFTAEGGYYFKILSDARKIVFVYAGASALAGYESVNWGEKVLHDGSTLHDRDAFIYGGAVTLDVEFYVADRIALLANLRERCLWGGDTRKFHCQFGAGIKIIIN
- a CDS encoding DUF3872 domain-containing protein, with product MNILNNRNKRTNIFKAVALCLIAAVSSTLVSCDDDMDIQQSYPFTVEVMPVPNKVTKGQTVEIRCELKKEGDFANTLYTIRYFQFEGEGTLKMDNGITFLPNDRYLLENGKFRLYYTAEGEEAHNFIVVVEDNFGNSFELEFDFNNRNVKDDGLTIVPIGNFRPLLK
- a CDS encoding glycoside hydrolase family protein, with product MMRVFMTMLCSLLAVCSVSARISRQEGTDGQAAIYRLPLFERAVRCTKYFEGWHSEKHHPYVGWGHKILPGERYSARTMTKRQADALLRKDLRKFIAMFRRFGADSILLGTLAFNVGPAKLLGGNGYPKSTLIRKLEAGDRNIYREYVAFCNYKGKRHAMLLKRRKAEFALLYVP
- a CDS encoding DUF6956 domain-containing protein; this translates as MPNRTGQVADGKGRKGGQAMNVAGYQTLIVRFSEPIKALDGIFDDAEAWGVDTLKGWIDSYESSRFTAIDSHTAVITSEYNMECLRKWLERCTPIAEKTEF
- a CDS encoding DUF3873 domain-containing protein; translation: MSTRMTINGVSTCTEAGTEKYEKFQMGIGRRRRTLVQYDYRHTDGELFSCVKPTLDECRTARDKWLTAKEGKEGKR
- a CDS encoding PcfJ domain-containing protein; protein product: MKPRTHIQQEVAHLSKRLPRLTATQKAYAFRHCFKHYAIKRADGTNICTECGHSWKSDHDLADTLCGCICPHCGMQLEALRTRKSVFSENEYFSIVTTSKQYQVIRFFFVKSRYKAGQAAEYSIYEVVQRWISPKGTTTTVARLRGMSMLYYDQWAEYSDMEVRKNNGLHAYDIAPVCTYPRQRFIPELKRNGFNGDYHNTLPYDLFTAILSDSQAETLLKAGQYAMLSHYIRSSFDMEQYWASVKICIRNGYTISDGSVWCDTIDLLRHFGKDTNSPKYVCPADLKAEHDKLVAKRNLQRERERTEQQRQKAIEDEKNYLKDKGMFFGLVFSDNLILVKVIESVEEMIEEGRLMHHCVGGYHNKANSLILSATIEGKRIETIEVSLKTLKVVQSRGVCNSNTEYHDRIIRLVEDNAGLIRQRMNAA
- a CDS encoding PcfK-like family protein; translation: MKTTDHFKRTIQMYLEQRAAEDALFAKKYRNPAKNIDDCVTYILNYVQKSGCNGFTDGEIYGQAVHYYDENEIEVGKPIQCQVAVNHVVELTAEEKAEARQNAIRQYQDEELRKLQNRNKPRTATKATIQEIQQPSLFDLGL